In a genomic window of Thermoproteus tenax Kra 1:
- a CDS encoding Nre family DNA repair protein has product MLCGLPRCPILDRIKAVKASLFKIRGREIFGATPPAAVVGEAGWPLVRVYIGEPPEVSGDRARDFDDPARLWGKSLEEIIELRSYMAFGYISPRSAGDLGEVALVAVSERPVDVEMKLAKEPSALLKFDLRERPMGPRAPVDSIRVADNPRVPRQLERLIQDDVKASEGVRELYLKGVDIYTIQRAFALGLLGARHRRRLVPTRWSITAVDVAVGDVIAERVRRLPEVSEALYGYGEYLDNRYLVIVVPGPLKFSYLERWMRGDSAVEIRVDEDVFGRRSTMDGGYEAARLAVLEKLAAMGRRGTVAVVRRIGEGYYVSVGNWQIRETIRRIQLRPLDEEYIRFVRLVGRDPLSLVRRSVRLENFFK; this is encoded by the coding sequence ATGCTCTGCGGACTTCCTCGCTGTCCCATACTCGACAGAATTAAGGCTGTGAAGGCCTCCCTCTTCAAGATCAGGGGGCGCGAGATCTTTGGAGCGACGCCCCCCGCGGCCGTCGTGGGCGAGGCCGGCTGGCCCCTAGTGAGAGTTTACATAGGGGAGCCGCCCGAGGTCTCGGGCGACCGCGCCCGCGACTTCGACGATCCGGCGCGGTTGTGGGGGAAGAGCTTGGAGGAGATAATTGAGCTCAGAAGCTACATGGCCTTCGGCTATATATCCCCTAGGAGCGCAGGGGATCTGGGCGAGGTCGCGCTCGTGGCGGTCTCGGAGAGGCCCGTCGACGTAGAGATGAAACTGGCCAAAGAGCCCTCAGCCCTACTCAAGTTCGACCTGAGGGAGAGGCCCATGGGCCCCCGCGCCCCCGTCGACTCGATCAGAGTGGCGGATAACCCGCGCGTGCCCCGGCAGTTGGAGAGGCTTATACAAGACGATGTGAAAGCAAGCGAGGGAGTGAGGGAACTCTACCTCAAGGGCGTGGACATCTACACAATCCAGAGGGCTTTCGCCTTGGGCCTATTGGGCGCCCGACACAGGCGGAGGCTTGTGCCAACTCGTTGGAGTATAACTGCCGTTGATGTAGCTGTGGGCGACGTCATCGCAGAGAGAGTAAGGCGCTTGCCCGAGGTGTCTGAGGCCCTCTATGGATACGGTGAATACCTCGACAATAGGTACCTCGTAATAGTAGTGCCGGGCCCTCTGAAGTTCTCCTATCTTGAGAGATGGATGCGAGGAGACAGCGCTGTTGAGATAAGAGTGGACGAGGACGTGTTTGGCCGAAGAAGCACTATGGACGGCGGCTACGAGGCGGCCCGCCTAGCCGTCTTGGAGAAGCTCGCGGCTATGGGGAGGAGGGGGACGGTCGCCGTCGTGAGACGAATCGGCGAGGGCTACTACGTCTCAGTCGGAAATTGGCAGATCAGGGAGACTATCAGGAGGATCCAACTGAGACCTCTAGACGAAGAGTATATCAGGTTCGTCCGGCTGGTCGGCCGCGATCCTCTCTCGCTCGTGAGGCGCTCGGTCAGACTGGAGAACTTTTTTAAATGA
- a CDS encoding ABC transporter ATP-binding protein has translation MAEEEIRVVDVYKNYGPYPALRGITYSIPKGIFQCIVGPSGSGKTTLLHIIGGIDRPTKGEVWVAGTRLNDLSDDELAEFRNRNVGFVFQLFYLVPRMSVLENVELPLVLRRIPKEERRRMALEALKLVGLDGVDPRKRPTQLSGGEQQRVAIARAIVARPRVLLADEPTGNLDSETAARIMETFLSLKRELGVTIVMVTHNLELLKYCDRTVRIRDGKIVE, from the coding sequence ATGGCGGAGGAGGAGATAAGAGTTGTCGATGTATACAAGAACTATGGACCATACCCGGCGTTGAGAGGCATCACCTACTCGATACCCAAGGGCATTTTTCAATGCATAGTGGGCCCCTCGGGCAGCGGGAAGACCACGTTGCTCCACATCATTGGGGGCATTGACAGACCGACCAAGGGGGAGGTCTGGGTGGCTGGGACTAGGCTGAACGATCTAAGCGATGACGAGCTGGCTGAGTTCAGAAACAGGAATGTGGGCTTCGTATTTCAATTATTTTATCTCGTCCCGCGCATGAGCGTGTTGGAGAACGTTGAACTGCCCTTGGTGCTCCGCCGCATTCCCAAGGAGGAAAGGCGGAGGATGGCCCTCGAGGCGCTCAAGTTGGTGGGACTGGACGGAGTGGATCCCCGCAAGAGGCCGACTCAGTTATCAGGCGGCGAGCAACAGCGCGTGGCGATAGCGCGCGCCATAGTGGCCAGGCCCAGAGTGCTTCTTGCCGATGAGCCTACCGGCAATCTAGATAGCGAGACGGCCGCCCGGATAATGGAGACCTTCCTCTCCCTCAAGAGGGAGCTCGGGGTAACCATAGTCATGGTGACGCACAATTTAGAGCTGTTGAAGTACTGCGATAGAACCGTGAGAATAAGAGATGGAAAGATAGTGGAATAG
- a CDS encoding HesA/MoeB/ThiF family protein, protein MTVFRILDRYSRQIAVIGEEGQRKIRSTSVVVFGVGGLGSHVSYYLAAGGFRRLYLVDSDRVAVSDLHRQVLYSTKDVGVEKAVAAASRLEQVNPEVDVVPISEEITPSLAEELVKKSDIAVDALDNWPSRHVVNKAAVSARKPLVHGAVQEWYGHITTIVPGITPCLEELFGRFKSLPACAQAGCPVLGPVVGTVAAIMAVEVFRAALGAPSLAGKLLIVDLKHMAFDMIQLQRDENCPVCRYVR, encoded by the coding sequence ATGACAGTGTTTCGTATCCTCGATAGATATAGCAGACAGATAGCGGTGATAGGGGAGGAGGGCCAACGCAAGATAAGGAGCACGTCTGTTGTGGTCTTCGGAGTAGGCGGCCTCGGCTCCCATGTGTCCTACTATCTGGCCGCCGGCGGCTTCCGGAGGCTGTATTTAGTAGACTCAGATAGAGTGGCGGTTTCAGACCTACATAGACAAGTCCTATACTCAACCAAGGACGTGGGCGTGGAGAAGGCAGTCGCCGCAGCCTCCAGGCTTGAGCAAGTGAACCCTGAGGTTGATGTGGTACCCATATCTGAGGAAATAACCCCGAGCCTTGCCGAAGAGCTCGTAAAGAAGTCCGATATAGCCGTGGACGCGTTGGACAACTGGCCGAGCAGACACGTCGTCAACAAGGCCGCCGTGAGTGCGAGGAAGCCCCTCGTGCACGGCGCCGTGCAGGAGTGGTATGGGCATATCACAACCATAGTGCCTGGCATCACGCCGTGTCTTGAGGAGCTCTTCGGGAGGTTCAAATCCTTGCCGGCGTGTGCGCAGGCAGGATGCCCTGTGTTGGGGCCCGTGGTGGGGACCGTCGCCGCGATCATGGCGGTAGAGGTCTTCCGTGCGGCGTTGGGCGCACCATCTCTGGCAGGTAAACTGTTGATTGTAGATCTGAAGCATATGGCCTTCGACATGATACAACTGCAAAGGGACGAGAATTGCCCTGTCTGCCGCTATGTCCGTTGA
- a CDS encoding helix-turn-helix domain-containing protein has product MSVDRLTPAQRLVLYYMAFEALYNGRVWLTFDDIKQGTGLSARALRSALVKLREMGYINSVIDPLRGRRHLHKVLLDRLYPMPELKGVFLIDGSADLTPEAIKILSNADIVLYTDSVDPKRLEGYARALKRFDGRVPEAGLVAIVFNPLLDLERLRDVVGRARYICASNSVDKALGSCLACGIVDVDYGKFRIKTIADERELDELVKRYDVRGTIMLQTCDGKRYELVVLSRRDKAAGAPPRS; this is encoded by the coding sequence ATGTCCGTTGACAGATTAACTCCGGCGCAGAGGCTGGTGCTCTACTACATGGCCTTCGAGGCGTTGTACAACGGAAGAGTCTGGCTGACTTTCGACGATATCAAGCAGGGCACTGGGCTGTCAGCGCGGGCTCTGAGGAGCGCGTTAGTCAAACTCAGGGAGATGGGCTATATAAACAGCGTTATCGATCCCCTCAGAGGAAGGAGGCACCTCCACAAAGTACTCCTAGATAGGCTGTATCCCATGCCTGAGCTCAAAGGAGTTTTCTTGATAGACGGCAGCGCGGATCTGACGCCGGAGGCCATAAAAATTTTGTCGAACGCGGACATTGTCTTATACACAGACTCAGTGGATCCGAAAAGGTTGGAGGGATACGCTAGAGCGCTGAAGCGGTTCGACGGCAGAGTGCCCGAGGCCGGCCTAGTCGCCATAGTCTTCAATCCGTTGTTAGACCTCGAGCGGCTCCGCGACGTTGTCGGTAGGGCTAGGTACATATGTGCCTCCAATTCGGTCGACAAAGCTCTAGGCTCATGTTTGGCTTGCGGCATCGTCGACGTTGACTACGGGAAGTTTAGAATTAAGACGATCGCCGACGAGAGGGAACTAGACGAGTTGGTCAAACGCTACGACGTAAGAGGCACTATCATGCTGCAGACGTGCGACGGAAAGAGGTACGAGCTTGTGGTTCTCTCAAGGCGCGATAAAGCGGCCGGAGCTCCACCTCGGAGTTAA
- a CDS encoding translation initiation factor IF-5A, giving the protein MSTKYVEVGDLKEGSYIVIDGEPCRVVEIEKSKTGKHGSAKARVVAVGLFDNVKRTLSVPVDTQVEVPIIEKFTAQVLAISGDVIQLMDMRDYKTFEVPMKYVEDEAKGKLTAGVEVEVWQILDRYKITRVK; this is encoded by the coding sequence ATGAGCACGAAGTATGTAGAGGTGGGCGATCTCAAGGAGGGATCCTACATAGTCATCGACGGCGAGCCCTGTAGAGTCGTTGAGATAGAGAAGTCGAAGACGGGTAAACACGGCTCTGCTAAAGCCCGAGTAGTCGCCGTGGGGCTCTTCGATAACGTGAAGAGGACTCTCAGCGTCCCTGTGGATACACAAGTCGAGGTGCCGATAATAGAGAAGTTCACAGCCCAAGTCCTCGCTATATCTGGCGATGTGATACAACTCATGGATATGCGCGACTACAAGACGTTCGAGGTTCCGATGAAATACGTTGAGGACGAGGCCAAGGGCAAATTGACCGCCGGGGTCGAAGTGGAGGTCTGGCAGATATTGGACCGGTATAAGATAACGAGGGTCAAATAG
- a CDS encoding DUF655 domain-containing protein has protein sequence MRRREEYAYVLDVLPPELAAYKLPAKVRREFPRDSTFAHLLGEEYFTLLEVTLKPGVKVELGERVYVGAGQRDKVDKIVRRIRYEDLQPPARELLPQLVRQIVASREQKFVDWFNKAGPITLKMHSFELLHGIGKKKLQEILAERKKRPFQSFEDIRQRLGVDPIELVVNRILSEIQEKDPYYLFASPPPQETI, from the coding sequence ATGAGGAGGAGGGAGGAGTATGCCTATGTATTAGACGTACTGCCCCCCGAGCTAGCCGCATATAAGTTGCCGGCCAAAGTGAGGAGGGAGTTCCCAAGGGATTCCACTTTCGCCCATCTGTTGGGCGAGGAGTACTTCACTCTGTTGGAGGTGACTCTTAAGCCGGGGGTTAAGGTCGAGCTGGGGGAGAGAGTCTATGTAGGCGCAGGCCAGAGGGATAAAGTCGACAAGATAGTAAGAAGGATCAGATATGAGGATCTACAGCCGCCGGCGAGAGAGCTCCTTCCACAGTTGGTTAGACAGATAGTGGCGAGCCGCGAGCAGAAGTTCGTCGATTGGTTCAATAAGGCAGGTCCCATCACGCTTAAGATGCACTCCTTCGAGCTGCTCCACGGGATAGGCAAGAAGAAGCTACAGGAGATATTGGCCGAAAGAAAGAAGAGGCCCTTCCAAAGCTTCGAGGATATAAGGCAGAGGTTAGGCGTTGATCCAATCGAACTGGTAGTAAACAGAATACTCTCCGAGATCCAAGAGAAAGATCCGTATTACCTCTTCGCCTCGCCTCCGCCCCAAGAGACTATTTGA
- a CDS encoding RNA polymerase Rpb4 family protein: MSVKKIRKSEDITNAKALDILRAFSQSYETTEVQRKTIDFLEKVTAIDANAAESKVEELISRFGFARVTAIQLVNILPEDVEELKMLLQMLERREFSDDEIKEMLKIIKS, translated from the coding sequence GTGAGCGTTAAGAAGATACGTAAATCTGAGGACATAACCAACGCCAAAGCTCTCGACATACTCCGCGCCTTCTCCCAGTCCTATGAGACGACCGAGGTGCAACGAAAGACTATAGACTTCCTCGAGAAAGTCACTGCAATAGACGCAAACGCCGCCGAGTCTAAGGTGGAGGAGCTTATATCCAGGTTCGGCTTCGCCAGAGTGACAGCCATCCAGTTGGTCAACATACTGCCCGAGGACGTAGAGGAACTCAAAATGTTGCTTCAGATGTTGGAGCGGAGGGAGTTCTCCGACGACGAAATCAAGGAGATGTTGAAGATTATCAAGTCATGA
- a CDS encoding 50S ribosomal protein L21e yields MPKRTHGYRYKSRKLLSKGPRERGPGGLSRLMYEYKEGDRVVIDIDPTYITNAPHRRYQGRVGLVVGRQGAAYIVLVEVGSKVKKLVVPPEHLVPFRG; encoded by the coding sequence ATGCCCAAGCGCACTCACGGATATAGGTACAAGAGCAGAAAGTTGCTGTCGAAGGGGCCTAGGGAGAGGGGTCCTGGCGGACTATCTAGGTTGATGTATGAATACAAGGAGGGAGATAGAGTGGTGATAGATATAGACCCTACCTATATAACAAATGCTCCCCACAGAAGATATCAGGGACGCGTGGGGCTCGTCGTTGGAAGACAGGGGGCGGCCTACATAGTTTTAGTCGAGGTGGGATCCAAGGTCAAGAAGTTGGTGGTCCCGCCCGAGCATCTAGTGCCCTTTAGGGGCTAG
- a CDS encoding ATP/GTP-binding protein — protein sequence MLMVFFIGTAGSGKSTLVSALYNWMDEQGYDVAVVNLDPAAEYLPYVPDVDIRDKINARKIMRQFKLGPNASIIASIDMAVAEGERIKEEINAVGAPVVLVDTPGQMELFAFRESGPYLVRRLSDTHNVVVYVGDGTYMQTPEGFASTALLAISARIRFKLPQIFAVNKMDLLGEEQIERINDWISDAEMLADSLQLGSLERDIIKAVSAAGGLGDAVFVSALSGTGIDRLYYAIQLHYTGGEDQQLPP from the coding sequence ATGTTAATGGTCTTCTTTATAGGGACCGCGGGGAGCGGAAAGTCGACATTAGTATCGGCGCTCTATAACTGGATGGACGAACAAGGGTACGATGTAGCTGTGGTAAATCTAGACCCAGCAGCCGAGTATCTCCCATATGTGCCCGACGTAGATATACGCGACAAGATAAACGCCCGGAAGATTATGAGACAGTTCAAGTTGGGCCCCAACGCCTCCATCATCGCCTCGATCGACATGGCTGTGGCCGAGGGCGAGAGAATAAAGGAGGAGATAAACGCGGTAGGCGCCCCGGTGGTATTAGTGGATACTCCAGGCCAAATGGAGCTGTTCGCCTTTAGAGAGAGCGGCCCCTACCTCGTGAGGAGGCTCTCCGACACCCACAATGTGGTCGTGTACGTAGGCGATGGAACATACATGCAGACGCCAGAGGGCTTTGCAAGCACTGCGCTGTTGGCCATATCGGCGAGGATAAGGTTCAAGTTACCGCAGATATTCGCAGTCAATAAAATGGATTTATTGGGCGAGGAACAAATAGAGAGGATAAACGACTGGATCAGCGATGCTGAGATGTTGGCAGACTCTCTACAGTTGGGCTCGTTGGAACGAGATATCATCAAGGCGGTCTCGGCAGCGGGGGGCCTCGGAGACGCAGTGTTTGTGTCGGCGCTCAGTGGCACGGGCATCGATAGGCTCTACTATGCCATACAACTCCACTATACAGGCGGAGAGGATCAACAGCTCCCTCCCTAG
- a CDS encoding signal recognition particle subunit SRP19/SEC65 family protein — translation MRRKEGRIFWLVYIDSTVPRSLGRIIPRDSAVPRPTFEEVAKALERLNVKFEAYKDKKYPALWYDERGQGYFVVYAEDIRELARRVAREIANLRR, via the coding sequence ATGAGGAGAAAGGAGGGGAGGATATTCTGGCTCGTATATATAGACTCAACGGTCCCTCGCTCGCTCGGTAGAATAATCCCAAGGGACTCTGCCGTGCCGCGACCTACGTTCGAGGAGGTGGCCAAAGCTCTAGAGCGCTTGAACGTAAAATTTGAGGCGTACAAAGACAAGAAATACCCCGCCTTGTGGTACGACGAGAGAGGTCAGGGCTACTTCGTCGTCTACGCCGAGGATATAAGGGAGCTAGCTAGAAGAGTTGCCAGAGAGATCGCGAATCTGAGGAGGTAA
- a CDS encoding 30S ribosomal protein S8e yields the protein MKSAAYYQGNDLRKPSGGVKGRVAKVKRKALCGGPPKVPEVGPQQIQVERVAGGNMKIRLKSAQYANVYIPKEKRMVKAKIVSVVSTPANPDFAKKNQIVKGAIIQTEVGRAVVVSRPGQHGVINAVLVE from the coding sequence GTGAAATCGGCGGCTTACTATCAGGGCAATGATCTAAGAAAGCCCAGCGGCGGCGTCAAGGGGAGAGTGGCCAAGGTGAAGCGCAAGGCCCTCTGTGGCGGCCCGCCGAAAGTGCCAGAGGTGGGTCCCCAGCAGATCCAAGTGGAGAGAGTCGCCGGGGGCAATATGAAGATCAGACTTAAGTCGGCCCAGTATGCCAACGTCTATATACCTAAGGAGAAGAGGATGGTCAAAGCCAAGATAGTCTCTGTCGTCTCAACTCCCGCCAACCCTGACTTCGCCAAGAAGAACCAGATAGTTAAGGGCGCTATAATTCAGACGGAGGTGGGCAGAGCCGTAGTAGTCTCGAGACCGGGCCAACACGGAGTTATCAACGCAGTACTCGTTGAATGA
- a CDS encoding TFIIB-type zinc ribbon-containing protein — protein sequence MTRRILADLAEQDLICPVCGAVNKVKIDDERGSIVCTECGAVIRENVVDLGPEWRRPESSRAFVGTSGTELGDIKVGKPKLSDKLRAIKLREAVKPIPSPSERLEAEMREFYESLRHILGIPRALVDEAIALYRKAYDAGYKASRREGYAAALYFAVKRHGLGAVTYRSLIEKAGLDRSRFMSAYMEFLKYMSKLGEKVPRVDPRVYLPRIVSALKLDGEIAAQVQKIASDLLKYIMSSPRIRNGRKPQALAAVAVYYACFIAGLEVTQKDVARAAESTETPIRELLNELGKRLYIEISI from the coding sequence ATGACTAGGCGAATACTAGCCGATTTGGCAGAGCAGGATCTAATATGCCCGGTGTGCGGCGCCGTAAATAAGGTAAAGATAGATGACGAGAGAGGCTCTATAGTCTGTACAGAGTGCGGCGCCGTAATTAGGGAGAACGTAGTGGATCTAGGCCCTGAGTGGAGGAGGCCTGAGTCGTCCCGCGCCTTCGTTGGCACATCTGGCACCGAGCTAGGCGATATTAAAGTGGGCAAGCCCAAGCTGAGCGACAAACTCCGCGCCATTAAGCTCAGGGAGGCAGTCAAGCCTATCCCCTCTCCCTCGGAGAGGTTGGAGGCGGAGATGAGGGAGTTCTACGAATCGCTGAGACATATTTTGGGAATACCGAGGGCGCTTGTAGACGAGGCCATTGCGCTATATAGAAAGGCGTACGACGCCGGCTATAAAGCGTCGAGGAGGGAGGGATATGCCGCAGCGCTCTACTTCGCAGTGAAGCGCCATGGGCTGGGCGCAGTGACCTACAGATCTCTGATAGAGAAGGCGGGTCTGGACAGAAGCCGGTTTATGTCGGCCTACATGGAGTTTCTAAAATATATGTCCAAACTTGGAGAGAAAGTTCCCAGAGTTGACCCGAGAGTCTACTTGCCGCGCATAGTCTCGGCGTTGAAACTCGACGGAGAGATCGCTGCGCAGGTCCAGAAGATAGCCTCGGATCTCTTGAAATATATCATGTCGTCGCCGCGTATAAGGAACGGCAGGAAGCCGCAGGCCTTGGCGGCCGTAGCCGTCTATTATGCCTGTTTCATAGCCGGTCTGGAAGTGACTCAGAAGGATGTGGCAAGGGCGGCGGAGTCCACGGAGACTCCTATCAGAGAGCTTTTAAATGAGTTGGGCAAGAGACTCTATATAGAGATCTCGATATAG
- a CDS encoding H/ACA RNA-protein complex protein Gar1 produces the protein MKRVGTIYDVIGRVDSPYGLVRPVSIDQSLLGQSIYVKESDVAKRGRRK, from the coding sequence ATGAAGAGGGTCGGCACAATCTATGACGTAATCGGGAGAGTAGACAGCCCTTACGGCCTAGTGAGGCCGGTCTCAATAGACCAATCGCTGTTGGGACAAAGTATATATGTAAAGGAGAGCGACGTAGCCAAAAGAGGTAGGAGAAAATGA
- a CDS encoding helix-turn-helix transcriptional regulator, with product MGEEVANEDETLTEIEIQILQGIERLGGSYQQRNLWKYIGIDSKTGLPILSRLEKRGLIKKERVGGERRGVYVIKLTEKAYKLLSELREKAEEGGGPAVERLSEELRILLSIPCTVCPYIDRCGFGFIDPLHCDLLTRWSLSLQNERAY from the coding sequence GTGGGCGAGGAAGTCGCTAATGAGGACGAGACTCTGACGGAGATTGAAATACAGATACTCCAGGGCATCGAACGCCTCGGCGGAAGCTATCAACAGAGGAATCTATGGAAGTACATAGGCATTGATAGTAAGACAGGTTTGCCCATATTGAGCAGGCTTGAGAAGAGAGGTTTGATAAAAAAGGAGAGAGTTGGAGGCGAGAGGAGGGGGGTCTACGTGATCAAGCTCACGGAGAAAGCGTATAAACTGCTGTCTGAGCTAAGGGAGAAGGCCGAGGAGGGCGGTGGTCCCGCCGTTGAGAGACTCAGCGAGGAGCTCAGAATTCTCCTCTCGATACCGTGTACCGTCTGTCCCTATATAGATCGGTGTGGCTTCGGCTTCATAGACCCCTTACATTGTGACCTATTAACAAGGTGGTCTCTGTCGCTACAAAATGAGCGAGCCTATTAG
- the thpR gene encoding RNA 2',3'-cyclic phosphodiesterase, whose translation MSEPIRSFIAVDVTAKAVIEAVSRLQRELLSTGADLKPVELHNLHLTLIFLGEQPKRTLDEVAKKLEQLNFRRFEVEFRGVGAFPNSSSPRVIWVDVGRGRRELVDLAHAVRELVRDIAREDEEFTPHLTIARVKGPRNKEKLAEMIGRHSSDVFGAVEVSEVKLKRSILTPRGPIYSDLYVKRLSA comes from the coding sequence ATGAGCGAGCCTATTAGATCTTTTATAGCAGTCGACGTAACCGCCAAGGCCGTTATAGAGGCCGTATCGAGGCTACAGAGAGAGCTTTTGAGCACGGGGGCCGATCTGAAGCCAGTGGAGCTCCACAACCTTCATTTGACTCTCATCTTCTTGGGGGAACAGCCCAAGCGGACATTAGACGAAGTAGCGAAAAAGTTGGAGCAATTAAACTTTAGGAGGTTCGAGGTAGAGTTCAGAGGCGTCGGAGCGTTCCCTAACTCGTCGAGCCCGCGCGTGATATGGGTGGACGTAGGCAGAGGCCGCCGGGAGCTCGTCGACTTGGCGCACGCGGTGAGAGAGCTTGTGAGAGATATAGCGAGGGAGGACGAGGAATTCACGCCGCATTTAACCATCGCTAGGGTTAAGGGGCCGAGAAACAAGGAGAAACTGGCCGAGATGATAGGTAGACACAGCTCGGACGTATTCGGAGCTGTCGAGGTCTCTGAGGTCAAGCTCAAGAGATCCATCTTAACGCCGCGGGGTCCCATCTATAGCGATCTATACGTGAAAAGGCTGTCCGCGTGA
- the cca gene encoding CCA tRNA nucleotidyltransferase, producing MTIEEVLREASALVTPGPELAKEAREISTRFTEYVESLLLRLGIEGEVKPLGSSARDTWLPESADVDIFIILPRRYERGLIDALVEKIKAEMLRDGIVAETRYAEHPYVVVREGRWEVDVVPCFQISPGERPLTAADRSPLHHAYLSARLDERLRLEVRLLKRFLKTIGVYGAEVKVEGFSGYLAELLTVHFGSFISVLKNAATWRPYRTVIDPAGHYGDPRELRRKFKSPLVVVDPVDPNRNVAAAVSLTSFSTFVLAARRFLKSPSLSYFVPRRSDSYVPVPALVIRFEYPHKSPDVVWGMFKRYARALANKLEECGFKVMRVGVDSDERTYVDVALLLESLRLPEFELHRGPPAYSESADKFVEKYLGQDVVGPFVEGTRVYVIRRRKVQDAEMCIKKALKELGLSPTEIKLGVYPPLSGGNPWIT from the coding sequence ATGACTATAGAGGAAGTCCTCAGAGAGGCGTCTGCGCTTGTGACGCCCGGGCCCGAGTTGGCCAAGGAGGCTAGGGAGATCTCGACTCGCTTCACAGAGTACGTGGAGAGCTTGTTGTTGAGACTCGGCATTGAGGGAGAGGTGAAGCCCCTGGGCTCCTCCGCTAGGGACACATGGCTACCTGAGAGCGCCGATGTTGATATATTTATAATTCTACCCAGGAGGTACGAGAGAGGGCTCATAGACGCCTTGGTTGAAAAAATAAAGGCTGAGATGCTCAGAGACGGCATAGTCGCTGAGACAAGATATGCAGAACATCCCTATGTTGTCGTCCGCGAGGGCAGATGGGAAGTCGACGTAGTCCCATGCTTTCAGATCTCGCCCGGCGAGAGGCCTCTCACAGCTGCGGACAGATCCCCGCTCCATCACGCATATCTCTCCGCGAGGCTCGACGAACGGCTGAGGCTGGAGGTAAGGCTGTTGAAGAGGTTCTTAAAGACCATTGGCGTCTACGGAGCCGAGGTGAAAGTGGAGGGATTCTCCGGCTATCTGGCTGAGCTCTTGACTGTACACTTCGGGTCCTTCATTTCAGTTTTGAAGAACGCCGCGACTTGGAGGCCCTACCGAACGGTGATAGATCCAGCGGGCCACTACGGGGATCCCCGCGAGCTTCGGAGAAAGTTCAAGAGTCCCCTCGTCGTAGTAGATCCAGTAGATCCCAATAGGAATGTGGCCGCGGCGGTTTCCTTGACATCGTTTTCCACCTTCGTGCTTGCCGCCAGAAGGTTCCTCAAGAGCCCCTCTCTGTCCTATTTTGTCCCAAGGCGTAGCGACAGCTACGTGCCAGTGCCAGCCTTGGTGATCAGGTTTGAATATCCGCATAAATCGCCTGACGTCGTCTGGGGCATGTTTAAACGGTATGCAAGAGCGCTCGCCAACAAGCTAGAGGAGTGCGGATTCAAAGTGATGAGGGTTGGCGTTGATAGCGATGAGAGGACGTACGTGGACGTGGCTTTACTCCTCGAGTCGCTTCGCTTGCCGGAGTTCGAGCTACATAGAGGCCCTCCGGCGTACAGCGAGTCGGCGGATAAATTCGTGGAGAAATATCTGGGCCAAGACGTGGTGGGTCCCTTCGTTGAGGGCACGCGCGTGTACGTTATACGTCGCAGGAAGGTGCAAGATGCCGAGATGTGTATAAAGAAGGCGCTGAAAGAGCTGGGTCTCTCGCCCACTGAGATAAAACTCGGCGTATACCCGCCCCTCTCTGGAGGGAACCCCTGGATAACTTAA